Proteins encoded in a region of the Dasypus novemcinctus isolate mDasNov1 chromosome 24, mDasNov1.1.hap2, whole genome shotgun sequence genome:
- the LPIN3 gene encoding phosphatidate phosphatase LPIN3 isoform X4, producing MVDIEINGEPVDLHMKLGDSGEAFFVQELESDEEHVPLRLCTSPIPWGGLSDFPLDSQPVTASKPECPSAAGPASTGRRKRRRQRKPRRKEGAVAANSSSEELEAGPESELSLLEEPRPEPPGSVHLEGGSSPQPKDIYPYSDGECSQASPMSGGLTSPKSDSELELRTPEPSPLRAESHMQWAWGRLPKMAKAERLESSMVPESNARTACPPQEGSSTPSASVAGVDPWGPPILHTEAGTDLLRPDTESSTWAGPTLPTPESKGAQPQRSRHASLPPVSKSWSWAAPESPAPSRQPAGVFRRKGSQHLGPSDIYLDDLPSLDSENAALYFPRRDCGLGTRRWSDPSSQKPLLDPSPGLVPEPAPDTVDTIALSLCGGLADSRDINPEKFNQHVVSYQDLTENPGLLDDPNLVVKVNGKHYNWAVAAPMILSLQAFQKNLPKSAVDKLEKEKMPRKGGRWWFSWRRRDLTTEECSAQREKITAREQRGEKADVLSSEDDAPDSPVILEAPSLPLSPPAYTPTYRKSLRLSSEQIRRLNLQDGANDVVFSVTTQYQGTCRCKATIYLWKWDDKVVISDIDGTITKSDALGHILPQLGKDWTHQGITSLYHKTHLNGYKFLYCSARAIGMADLTKGYLQWVSERGCGLPMGPILLSPSSLFSALHREVIEKKPEVFKIACLSDVQQLFLPHRQPFYAAFGNRPNDVFAYRQVGLPESRIFTVNPRGELTQEHMKNHKSTYERLSEVVELLFPPVACGPSTDLAKPEYSNFCYWREPLPAVDLDALA from the exons ATG GTAGATATCGAGATCAATGGGGAGCCGGTGGACTTGCACATGAAGCTGGGCGACAGTGGGGAGGCCTTCTTTGTCCAGGAGCTGGAGAGTGATGAG GAGCACGTGCCTCTCCGCCTGTGCACCTCACCCATCCCCTGGGGAGGCCTGTCTGACTTCCCCTTGGACTCCCAGCCGGTCACAGCCAGCAAGCCCGAGTGCCCCTCAGCCGCAGGCCCTGCCTCCACGGGGCGCAGGAAGAGACGCCGCCAGAGGAAGCCCAGGCGCAAGGAGGGCGCGGTGGCAGCCAATTCGAGTTCCGAGGAGCTGGAGGCCGGCCCGGAGAGCGAGCTGTCGCTGCTGGAAGAGCCAAGGCCGGAGCCCCCAGG CAGTGTCCATTTGGAAGGGGGGTCCTCCCCACAGCCCAAAGACATCTACCCCTACTCGGATGGGGAGTGCTCTCAGGCCAG CCCCATGTCAGGTGGGCTCACATCCCCGAAGAGCGACTCAGAGCTAGAGCTGCGGACCCCGGAGCCCAGCCCCCTGAGAGCTGAGTCCCACATGCAGTGGGCCTGGGGAAGACTGCCCAAG ATGGCCAAAGCTGAGCGGCTGGAGTCCTCGATGGTCCCTGAAAGCAATGCCAGGACAGCCTGTCCTCCTCAAGAAGGGTCCAGCACCCCCTCTGCTTCTGTGGCTGGCGTGGACCCCTGGGGACCCCCGATCCTGCACACGGAAGCTGGCACCGACTTGCTTCGGCCTGATACAGAGTCTTCCACTTGGGCAGGTcccactctccccaccccagaGAGCAAGGGAGCCCAGCCCCAGCGCTCCAGGCATGCGAGCCTCCCCCCCGTCTCTAAATCCTGGAGCTGGGCTGCTCCAGAGAGCCCAGCTCCGAGCAGGCAGCCAGCGGGGGTCTTCAGGAGGAAAG GTTCCCAACACTTGGGCCCCAGTGACATCTACCTCGATGACCTCCCCTCCCTGGACTCTGAAAATGCAGCCCTTTACTTCCCACGAAG GGACTGTGGGCTGGGGACCAGGAGGTGGAGTGACCCCAGCAGCCAGAAGCCCCTGCTGGACCCCAGCCCTGGGCTTGTGCCAGAACCCGCTCCAGACACAGTGGACACGATAGCACTGTCCCTCTGTGGGGGACTGGCTGACAGCCGGGACATCAACCCCG AGAAGTTCAACCAGCATGTCGTCTCCTATCAGGACCTCACTGAAAATCCTGGCCTCCTGGATGACCCGAATCTCGTGGTGAAAGTCAATGGGAA GCATTACAACTGGGCTGTGGCTGCCCCCATGATCCTCTCCCTGCAAGCTTTCCAGAAGAACTTGCCCAAG AGTGCCGTGGACAAGCTGGAGAAGGAGAAGATGCCCCGGAAGGGTGGGCGGTGGTGGTTCTCCTGGCGACGCAGGGACTTGACGACTGAAGAG TGCAGTGCCCAGAGGGAGAAGATCACAGCCAGGGAGCAGCGGGG GGAGAAGGCAGATGTCCTGAGCAGTGAGGACGACGCCCCGGACAGCCCTGTGATCCTCGAAGCTCCCTCCCTGCCGCTCTCACCTCCAGCCTACACTCCTACCTACAGGAAGTCCCTCCGCCTCTCCTCCGAGCAGATC CGGCGCCTGAACCTGCAAGATGGGGCCAACGACGTGGTCTTCAGCGTGACCACCCAATACCAGGGCACCTGCCGCTGCAAGGCCACCATCTACCTGTGGAAGTGGGATGACAAGGTGGTCATCTCCGACATCGACGGCACCATCACCAA GTCGGATGCTCTGGGCCAcattctgccccagctggggaaAGACTGGACTCACCAGGGCATCACCAGCCTCTACCACAAGACCCACCT AAATGGGTACAAGTTCCTGTACTGCTCGGCACGAGCCATCGGCATGGCAGACCTCACCAAGGGGTACCTGCAGTGGGTGAGCGAACGGGGCTGTGGCCTCCCCATGGGCCCAATCCTCCTGTCTCCCAGCAGCCTCTTCTCTGCCCTTCACAG AGAGGTGATTGAGAAGAAGCCTGAGGTGTTCAAGATTGCCTGCCTGAGTGACGTCCAGCAGCTGTTTCTGCCCCACAGACAGCCCTTCTATGCAGCCTTTGGGAACAGGCCCAAT GACGTCTTTGCCTATCGGCAGGTGGGGCTACCAGAGTCACGCATCTTCACGGTCAATCCACGGGGAGAGCTCACGCAGGAGCACATGAAGAACCACAAGTCCAC GTACGAGCGGCTCAGCGAGGTGGTCGAGCTCCTCTTCCCGCCTGTGGCCTGTGGCCCCAGCACAGACCTGGCCAAACCTGAATATAGCAACTTCTGCTACTGGCGGGAGCCACTGCCTGCCGTAGACCTTGACGCCCTGGCCTGA
- the LPIN3 gene encoding phosphatidate phosphatase LPIN3 isoform X2, which yields MNYMGQLAETVKQLYRGLNPATLSGGIDVLVVRQPDGSFRCSPFHVRFGKLGVLRSREKVVDIEINGEPVDLHMKLGDSGEAFFVQELESDEEHVPLRLCTSPIPWGGLSDFPLDSQPVTASKPECPSAAGPASTGRRKRRRQRKPRRKEGAVAANSSSEELEAGPESELSLLEEPRPEPPGVHLEGGSSPQPKDIYPYSDGECSQASPMSGGLTSPKSDSELELRTPEPSPLRAESHMQWAWGRLPKMAKAERLESSMVPESNARTACPPQEGSSTPSASVAGVDPWGPPILHTEAGTDLLRPDTESSTWAGPTLPTPESKGAQPQRSRHASLPPVSKSWSWAAPESPAPSRQPAGVFRRKGSQHLGPSDIYLDDLPSLDSENAALYFPRRDCGLGTRRWSDPSSQKPLLDPSPGLVPEPAPDTVDTIALSLCGGLADSRDINPEKFNQHVVSYQDLTENPGLLDDPNLVVKVNGKHYNWAVAAPMILSLQAFQKNLPKSAVDKLEKEKMPRKGGRWWFSWRRRDLTTEECSAQREKITAREQRGEKADVLSSEDDAPDSPVILEAPSLPLSPPAYTPTYRKSLRLSSEQIRRLNLQDGANDVVFSVTTQYQGTCRCKATIYLWKWDDKVVISDIDGTITKSDALGHILPQLGKDWTHQGITSLYHKTHLNGYKFLYCSARAIGMADLTKGYLQWVSERGCGLPMGPILLSPSSLFSALHREVIEKKPEVFKIACLSDVQQLFLPHRQPFYAAFGNRPNDVFAYRQVGLPESRIFTVNPRGELTQEHMKNHKSTYERLSEVVELLFPPVACGPSTDLAKPEYSNFCYWREPLPAVDLDALA from the exons GTAGATATCGAGATCAATGGGGAGCCGGTGGACTTGCACATGAAGCTGGGCGACAGTGGGGAGGCCTTCTTTGTCCAGGAGCTGGAGAGTGATGAG GAGCACGTGCCTCTCCGCCTGTGCACCTCACCCATCCCCTGGGGAGGCCTGTCTGACTTCCCCTTGGACTCCCAGCCGGTCACAGCCAGCAAGCCCGAGTGCCCCTCAGCCGCAGGCCCTGCCTCCACGGGGCGCAGGAAGAGACGCCGCCAGAGGAAGCCCAGGCGCAAGGAGGGCGCGGTGGCAGCCAATTCGAGTTCCGAGGAGCTGGAGGCCGGCCCGGAGAGCGAGCTGTCGCTGCTGGAAGAGCCAAGGCCGGAGCCCCCAGG TGTCCATTTGGAAGGGGGGTCCTCCCCACAGCCCAAAGACATCTACCCCTACTCGGATGGGGAGTGCTCTCAGGCCAG CCCCATGTCAGGTGGGCTCACATCCCCGAAGAGCGACTCAGAGCTAGAGCTGCGGACCCCGGAGCCCAGCCCCCTGAGAGCTGAGTCCCACATGCAGTGGGCCTGGGGAAGACTGCCCAAG ATGGCCAAAGCTGAGCGGCTGGAGTCCTCGATGGTCCCTGAAAGCAATGCCAGGACAGCCTGTCCTCCTCAAGAAGGGTCCAGCACCCCCTCTGCTTCTGTGGCTGGCGTGGACCCCTGGGGACCCCCGATCCTGCACACGGAAGCTGGCACCGACTTGCTTCGGCCTGATACAGAGTCTTCCACTTGGGCAGGTcccactctccccaccccagaGAGCAAGGGAGCCCAGCCCCAGCGCTCCAGGCATGCGAGCCTCCCCCCCGTCTCTAAATCCTGGAGCTGGGCTGCTCCAGAGAGCCCAGCTCCGAGCAGGCAGCCAGCGGGGGTCTTCAGGAGGAAAG GTTCCCAACACTTGGGCCCCAGTGACATCTACCTCGATGACCTCCCCTCCCTGGACTCTGAAAATGCAGCCCTTTACTTCCCACGAAG GGACTGTGGGCTGGGGACCAGGAGGTGGAGTGACCCCAGCAGCCAGAAGCCCCTGCTGGACCCCAGCCCTGGGCTTGTGCCAGAACCCGCTCCAGACACAGTGGACACGATAGCACTGTCCCTCTGTGGGGGACTGGCTGACAGCCGGGACATCAACCCCG AGAAGTTCAACCAGCATGTCGTCTCCTATCAGGACCTCACTGAAAATCCTGGCCTCCTGGATGACCCGAATCTCGTGGTGAAAGTCAATGGGAA GCATTACAACTGGGCTGTGGCTGCCCCCATGATCCTCTCCCTGCAAGCTTTCCAGAAGAACTTGCCCAAG AGTGCCGTGGACAAGCTGGAGAAGGAGAAGATGCCCCGGAAGGGTGGGCGGTGGTGGTTCTCCTGGCGACGCAGGGACTTGACGACTGAAGAG TGCAGTGCCCAGAGGGAGAAGATCACAGCCAGGGAGCAGCGGGG GGAGAAGGCAGATGTCCTGAGCAGTGAGGACGACGCCCCGGACAGCCCTGTGATCCTCGAAGCTCCCTCCCTGCCGCTCTCACCTCCAGCCTACACTCCTACCTACAGGAAGTCCCTCCGCCTCTCCTCCGAGCAGATC CGGCGCCTGAACCTGCAAGATGGGGCCAACGACGTGGTCTTCAGCGTGACCACCCAATACCAGGGCACCTGCCGCTGCAAGGCCACCATCTACCTGTGGAAGTGGGATGACAAGGTGGTCATCTCCGACATCGACGGCACCATCACCAA GTCGGATGCTCTGGGCCAcattctgccccagctggggaaAGACTGGACTCACCAGGGCATCACCAGCCTCTACCACAAGACCCACCT AAATGGGTACAAGTTCCTGTACTGCTCGGCACGAGCCATCGGCATGGCAGACCTCACCAAGGGGTACCTGCAGTGGGTGAGCGAACGGGGCTGTGGCCTCCCCATGGGCCCAATCCTCCTGTCTCCCAGCAGCCTCTTCTCTGCCCTTCACAG AGAGGTGATTGAGAAGAAGCCTGAGGTGTTCAAGATTGCCTGCCTGAGTGACGTCCAGCAGCTGTTTCTGCCCCACAGACAGCCCTTCTATGCAGCCTTTGGGAACAGGCCCAAT GACGTCTTTGCCTATCGGCAGGTGGGGCTACCAGAGTCACGCATCTTCACGGTCAATCCACGGGGAGAGCTCACGCAGGAGCACATGAAGAACCACAAGTCCAC GTACGAGCGGCTCAGCGAGGTGGTCGAGCTCCTCTTCCCGCCTGTGGCCTGTGGCCCCAGCACAGACCTGGCCAAACCTGAATATAGCAACTTCTGCTACTGGCGGGAGCCACTGCCTGCCGTAGACCTTGACGCCCTGGCCTGA
- the LPIN3 gene encoding phosphatidate phosphatase LPIN3 isoform X1 yields MNYMGQLAETVKQLYRGLNPATLSGGIDVLVVRQPDGSFRCSPFHVRFGKLGVLRSREKVVDIEINGEPVDLHMKLGDSGEAFFVQELESDEEHVPLRLCTSPIPWGGLSDFPLDSQPVTASKPECPSAAGPASTGRRKRRRQRKPRRKEGAVAANSSSEELEAGPESELSLLEEPRPEPPGSVHLEGGSSPQPKDIYPYSDGECSQASPMSGGLTSPKSDSELELRTPEPSPLRAESHMQWAWGRLPKMAKAERLESSMVPESNARTACPPQEGSSTPSASVAGVDPWGPPILHTEAGTDLLRPDTESSTWAGPTLPTPESKGAQPQRSRHASLPPVSKSWSWAAPESPAPSRQPAGVFRRKGSQHLGPSDIYLDDLPSLDSENAALYFPRRDCGLGTRRWSDPSSQKPLLDPSPGLVPEPAPDTVDTIALSLCGGLADSRDINPEKFNQHVVSYQDLTENPGLLDDPNLVVKVNGKHYNWAVAAPMILSLQAFQKNLPKSAVDKLEKEKMPRKGGRWWFSWRRRDLTTEECSAQREKITAREQRGEKADVLSSEDDAPDSPVILEAPSLPLSPPAYTPTYRKSLRLSSEQIRRLNLQDGANDVVFSVTTQYQGTCRCKATIYLWKWDDKVVISDIDGTITKSDALGHILPQLGKDWTHQGITSLYHKTHLNGYKFLYCSARAIGMADLTKGYLQWVSERGCGLPMGPILLSPSSLFSALHREVIEKKPEVFKIACLSDVQQLFLPHRQPFYAAFGNRPNDVFAYRQVGLPESRIFTVNPRGELTQEHMKNHKSTYERLSEVVELLFPPVACGPSTDLAKPEYSNFCYWREPLPAVDLDALA; encoded by the exons GTAGATATCGAGATCAATGGGGAGCCGGTGGACTTGCACATGAAGCTGGGCGACAGTGGGGAGGCCTTCTTTGTCCAGGAGCTGGAGAGTGATGAG GAGCACGTGCCTCTCCGCCTGTGCACCTCACCCATCCCCTGGGGAGGCCTGTCTGACTTCCCCTTGGACTCCCAGCCGGTCACAGCCAGCAAGCCCGAGTGCCCCTCAGCCGCAGGCCCTGCCTCCACGGGGCGCAGGAAGAGACGCCGCCAGAGGAAGCCCAGGCGCAAGGAGGGCGCGGTGGCAGCCAATTCGAGTTCCGAGGAGCTGGAGGCCGGCCCGGAGAGCGAGCTGTCGCTGCTGGAAGAGCCAAGGCCGGAGCCCCCAGG CAGTGTCCATTTGGAAGGGGGGTCCTCCCCACAGCCCAAAGACATCTACCCCTACTCGGATGGGGAGTGCTCTCAGGCCAG CCCCATGTCAGGTGGGCTCACATCCCCGAAGAGCGACTCAGAGCTAGAGCTGCGGACCCCGGAGCCCAGCCCCCTGAGAGCTGAGTCCCACATGCAGTGGGCCTGGGGAAGACTGCCCAAG ATGGCCAAAGCTGAGCGGCTGGAGTCCTCGATGGTCCCTGAAAGCAATGCCAGGACAGCCTGTCCTCCTCAAGAAGGGTCCAGCACCCCCTCTGCTTCTGTGGCTGGCGTGGACCCCTGGGGACCCCCGATCCTGCACACGGAAGCTGGCACCGACTTGCTTCGGCCTGATACAGAGTCTTCCACTTGGGCAGGTcccactctccccaccccagaGAGCAAGGGAGCCCAGCCCCAGCGCTCCAGGCATGCGAGCCTCCCCCCCGTCTCTAAATCCTGGAGCTGGGCTGCTCCAGAGAGCCCAGCTCCGAGCAGGCAGCCAGCGGGGGTCTTCAGGAGGAAAG GTTCCCAACACTTGGGCCCCAGTGACATCTACCTCGATGACCTCCCCTCCCTGGACTCTGAAAATGCAGCCCTTTACTTCCCACGAAG GGACTGTGGGCTGGGGACCAGGAGGTGGAGTGACCCCAGCAGCCAGAAGCCCCTGCTGGACCCCAGCCCTGGGCTTGTGCCAGAACCCGCTCCAGACACAGTGGACACGATAGCACTGTCCCTCTGTGGGGGACTGGCTGACAGCCGGGACATCAACCCCG AGAAGTTCAACCAGCATGTCGTCTCCTATCAGGACCTCACTGAAAATCCTGGCCTCCTGGATGACCCGAATCTCGTGGTGAAAGTCAATGGGAA GCATTACAACTGGGCTGTGGCTGCCCCCATGATCCTCTCCCTGCAAGCTTTCCAGAAGAACTTGCCCAAG AGTGCCGTGGACAAGCTGGAGAAGGAGAAGATGCCCCGGAAGGGTGGGCGGTGGTGGTTCTCCTGGCGACGCAGGGACTTGACGACTGAAGAG TGCAGTGCCCAGAGGGAGAAGATCACAGCCAGGGAGCAGCGGGG GGAGAAGGCAGATGTCCTGAGCAGTGAGGACGACGCCCCGGACAGCCCTGTGATCCTCGAAGCTCCCTCCCTGCCGCTCTCACCTCCAGCCTACACTCCTACCTACAGGAAGTCCCTCCGCCTCTCCTCCGAGCAGATC CGGCGCCTGAACCTGCAAGATGGGGCCAACGACGTGGTCTTCAGCGTGACCACCCAATACCAGGGCACCTGCCGCTGCAAGGCCACCATCTACCTGTGGAAGTGGGATGACAAGGTGGTCATCTCCGACATCGACGGCACCATCACCAA GTCGGATGCTCTGGGCCAcattctgccccagctggggaaAGACTGGACTCACCAGGGCATCACCAGCCTCTACCACAAGACCCACCT AAATGGGTACAAGTTCCTGTACTGCTCGGCACGAGCCATCGGCATGGCAGACCTCACCAAGGGGTACCTGCAGTGGGTGAGCGAACGGGGCTGTGGCCTCCCCATGGGCCCAATCCTCCTGTCTCCCAGCAGCCTCTTCTCTGCCCTTCACAG AGAGGTGATTGAGAAGAAGCCTGAGGTGTTCAAGATTGCCTGCCTGAGTGACGTCCAGCAGCTGTTTCTGCCCCACAGACAGCCCTTCTATGCAGCCTTTGGGAACAGGCCCAAT GACGTCTTTGCCTATCGGCAGGTGGGGCTACCAGAGTCACGCATCTTCACGGTCAATCCACGGGGAGAGCTCACGCAGGAGCACATGAAGAACCACAAGTCCAC GTACGAGCGGCTCAGCGAGGTGGTCGAGCTCCTCTTCCCGCCTGTGGCCTGTGGCCCCAGCACAGACCTGGCCAAACCTGAATATAGCAACTTCTGCTACTGGCGGGAGCCACTGCCTGCCGTAGACCTTGACGCCCTGGCCTGA
- the LPIN3 gene encoding phosphatidate phosphatase LPIN3 isoform X3 codes for MNYMGQLAETVKQLYRGLNPATLSGGIDVLVVRQPDGSFRCSPFHVRFGKLGVLRSREKVVDIEINGEPVDLHMKLGDSGEAFFVQELESDEPVTASKPECPSAAGPASTGRRKRRRQRKPRRKEGAVAANSSSEELEAGPESELSLLEEPRPEPPGSVHLEGGSSPQPKDIYPYSDGECSQASPMSGGLTSPKSDSELELRTPEPSPLRAESHMQWAWGRLPKMAKAERLESSMVPESNARTACPPQEGSSTPSASVAGVDPWGPPILHTEAGTDLLRPDTESSTWAGPTLPTPESKGAQPQRSRHASLPPVSKSWSWAAPESPAPSRQPAGVFRRKGSQHLGPSDIYLDDLPSLDSENAALYFPRRDCGLGTRRWSDPSSQKPLLDPSPGLVPEPAPDTVDTIALSLCGGLADSRDINPEKFNQHVVSYQDLTENPGLLDDPNLVVKVNGKHYNWAVAAPMILSLQAFQKNLPKSAVDKLEKEKMPRKGGRWWFSWRRRDLTTEECSAQREKITAREQRGEKADVLSSEDDAPDSPVILEAPSLPLSPPAYTPTYRKSLRLSSEQIRRLNLQDGANDVVFSVTTQYQGTCRCKATIYLWKWDDKVVISDIDGTITKSDALGHILPQLGKDWTHQGITSLYHKTHLNGYKFLYCSARAIGMADLTKGYLQWVSERGCGLPMGPILLSPSSLFSALHREVIEKKPEVFKIACLSDVQQLFLPHRQPFYAAFGNRPNDVFAYRQVGLPESRIFTVNPRGELTQEHMKNHKSTYERLSEVVELLFPPVACGPSTDLAKPEYSNFCYWREPLPAVDLDALA; via the exons GTAGATATCGAGATCAATGGGGAGCCGGTGGACTTGCACATGAAGCTGGGCGACAGTGGGGAGGCCTTCTTTGTCCAGGAGCTGGAGAGTGATGAG CCGGTCACAGCCAGCAAGCCCGAGTGCCCCTCAGCCGCAGGCCCTGCCTCCACGGGGCGCAGGAAGAGACGCCGCCAGAGGAAGCCCAGGCGCAAGGAGGGCGCGGTGGCAGCCAATTCGAGTTCCGAGGAGCTGGAGGCCGGCCCGGAGAGCGAGCTGTCGCTGCTGGAAGAGCCAAGGCCGGAGCCCCCAGG CAGTGTCCATTTGGAAGGGGGGTCCTCCCCACAGCCCAAAGACATCTACCCCTACTCGGATGGGGAGTGCTCTCAGGCCAG CCCCATGTCAGGTGGGCTCACATCCCCGAAGAGCGACTCAGAGCTAGAGCTGCGGACCCCGGAGCCCAGCCCCCTGAGAGCTGAGTCCCACATGCAGTGGGCCTGGGGAAGACTGCCCAAG ATGGCCAAAGCTGAGCGGCTGGAGTCCTCGATGGTCCCTGAAAGCAATGCCAGGACAGCCTGTCCTCCTCAAGAAGGGTCCAGCACCCCCTCTGCTTCTGTGGCTGGCGTGGACCCCTGGGGACCCCCGATCCTGCACACGGAAGCTGGCACCGACTTGCTTCGGCCTGATACAGAGTCTTCCACTTGGGCAGGTcccactctccccaccccagaGAGCAAGGGAGCCCAGCCCCAGCGCTCCAGGCATGCGAGCCTCCCCCCCGTCTCTAAATCCTGGAGCTGGGCTGCTCCAGAGAGCCCAGCTCCGAGCAGGCAGCCAGCGGGGGTCTTCAGGAGGAAAG GTTCCCAACACTTGGGCCCCAGTGACATCTACCTCGATGACCTCCCCTCCCTGGACTCTGAAAATGCAGCCCTTTACTTCCCACGAAG GGACTGTGGGCTGGGGACCAGGAGGTGGAGTGACCCCAGCAGCCAGAAGCCCCTGCTGGACCCCAGCCCTGGGCTTGTGCCAGAACCCGCTCCAGACACAGTGGACACGATAGCACTGTCCCTCTGTGGGGGACTGGCTGACAGCCGGGACATCAACCCCG AGAAGTTCAACCAGCATGTCGTCTCCTATCAGGACCTCACTGAAAATCCTGGCCTCCTGGATGACCCGAATCTCGTGGTGAAAGTCAATGGGAA GCATTACAACTGGGCTGTGGCTGCCCCCATGATCCTCTCCCTGCAAGCTTTCCAGAAGAACTTGCCCAAG AGTGCCGTGGACAAGCTGGAGAAGGAGAAGATGCCCCGGAAGGGTGGGCGGTGGTGGTTCTCCTGGCGACGCAGGGACTTGACGACTGAAGAG TGCAGTGCCCAGAGGGAGAAGATCACAGCCAGGGAGCAGCGGGG GGAGAAGGCAGATGTCCTGAGCAGTGAGGACGACGCCCCGGACAGCCCTGTGATCCTCGAAGCTCCCTCCCTGCCGCTCTCACCTCCAGCCTACACTCCTACCTACAGGAAGTCCCTCCGCCTCTCCTCCGAGCAGATC CGGCGCCTGAACCTGCAAGATGGGGCCAACGACGTGGTCTTCAGCGTGACCACCCAATACCAGGGCACCTGCCGCTGCAAGGCCACCATCTACCTGTGGAAGTGGGATGACAAGGTGGTCATCTCCGACATCGACGGCACCATCACCAA GTCGGATGCTCTGGGCCAcattctgccccagctggggaaAGACTGGACTCACCAGGGCATCACCAGCCTCTACCACAAGACCCACCT AAATGGGTACAAGTTCCTGTACTGCTCGGCACGAGCCATCGGCATGGCAGACCTCACCAAGGGGTACCTGCAGTGGGTGAGCGAACGGGGCTGTGGCCTCCCCATGGGCCCAATCCTCCTGTCTCCCAGCAGCCTCTTCTCTGCCCTTCACAG AGAGGTGATTGAGAAGAAGCCTGAGGTGTTCAAGATTGCCTGCCTGAGTGACGTCCAGCAGCTGTTTCTGCCCCACAGACAGCCCTTCTATGCAGCCTTTGGGAACAGGCCCAAT GACGTCTTTGCCTATCGGCAGGTGGGGCTACCAGAGTCACGCATCTTCACGGTCAATCCACGGGGAGAGCTCACGCAGGAGCACATGAAGAACCACAAGTCCAC GTACGAGCGGCTCAGCGAGGTGGTCGAGCTCCTCTTCCCGCCTGTGGCCTGTGGCCCCAGCACAGACCTGGCCAAACCTGAATATAGCAACTTCTGCTACTGGCGGGAGCCACTGCCTGCCGTAGACCTTGACGCCCTGGCCTGA